The Bartonella sp. TP genomic sequence ACCGATTGTAGCAGTACCATAGGAGCTATAATCAATATTACGGTACGTATATATAAGCTCTGCGGCATATATTTGAAAAAAAATCTTTTAATTTTTTTAATTAGCATAGACATCTAATAATAATTTATAGCCAAGGCCACGTATAGTTTGTATCCAAATAGGGTTTTTATGATCTAATTCTATCTTCTTACGTAAGCGCGTAACTTGTACATCGATAGTTCTTTCATTTATAGAGCTATTTTGCTCAATTAGCTGTTGGCGCGAAACTATATGGCTATGATTCTTTGCTAGAGAATATAAAATATGTTGCTCTGTTAAAGTAAGTCGTACTAATTGGCCATTTTTGTAGAGCTGCTTTTTATTGAGAAAAAAAGTAAATGGGCCAAAAACTATTTGTTCTATGACTTCCTGCTGTGTGTTTATCAGTTGTTTACTGCGTTTTAATATGGCTTGTATGCGCAAAACTAATTCTTGTGGTTCAAATGGTTTAGCTAAATAATCATCTGCTCCAGCTTGCAGGCCCAGTATTCTTTCTTTTGTAGTGCTCAAAGCTGTTAGCATTAAAACTGGCATATCATACTGCTCGCGTAAAGTTTGGGTAAATTCTATGCCAGTTTGGCCAGGCATCATTATGTCTACAATAAGTAGATCAAAAATTATGCGCTTAAGTTTATGTGTTGCCTCCACAGCGTCGCAAGCTTCGCTTACTAAAAAATTATTTTGCCGTAAATATTGACCTAAAAGTTGTCGAATGCGTGTATCGTCATCTATAACCAAAATATGGCTCAAGTTATGTACTGGTACGCTATACATATTCATGCCTCTTGCTTTTTGCCCTATGTTTAATATAACATGAAATTGTTGTTATTTATAAGTCCGGGGTAAAAATATGTCGCATTATGTAATAGAATTATCACCTGGTTTGATTTGTGAGACCATAATAATCACGCCATTTGAGCAAAATTGTCGTATATTATGGGATAAAGTTACAAGAAAAGCTGTTTTAATTGATCCTGGTGCAGAGTTAGACCGCATATTTTCCATTATAGATCTGCGTCGTATAGAAGTAGAACAGATATGGATTACTCATGGGCATATAGACCATGCTGGTCAAGCTACCGAAGCTGCAGAGAGGCTTGATGTAAAGATTATCGGGCCCCATATAGCTGATAAGGCGTTGCTTAGTGGTTTAGCGGAATATGCTAAAAAATATGCTTTTTTTGTTGATGTACGGGACTGTTTTCCTGATGTTTGGTTAAAGGCAGGTGATGAGGTGTCGGTAGGTAAAGTAGCTTTTACCGTTATGCATTTGCCTGGCCACTCACCGGGGCATGTGGCTTTTTATAGTGCTGAGCATAATCTCTTAATAAGCGGCGATGTTTTGTTCCAAAATTCGGTTGGTAGAACAGATTTGCCTTTTTCGAATCAGACTGAGCTTAAGCATTCTATCCAAACGCAAATTTTACCATTGCATGATGATGTTTTGGTATTAAGTGGCCATGGTCCAGATTTTTCTCTAGCAGAGGTGCGGCATAGTAACCCATTTTTATTGCGCTGGGCTAAGTAAGTAATAGTTTATGTAGTATTACAATAAGCGTTAGGCTTTTGGACGCCCAGTTTTTTTATTTTTTCGTAAGCGTATAGTACTTGTTGGGCTGTTATTTATTATCTTATTAGTGGTTTCTGTAAATATTCCTAGCTCTGCTTCTTTTAAGTTTTTAATTTCATCTCTAATTTTTGCAGCTTCTTCAAAGTTCAGTGAAGCGGCAGCTTGGTCCATGGCTTTTTGTAGATTGTTGAGATGTTTTGCTAAAGCCGGGCCCTGTAGAATATTTGTACTGGCTATTTTGTCATTTGTAGTTTGTGTTGAGTCGACGCCAAAATTTTCTGTGAGATTATTTTGTACCGTCTGGGGTATTATGTTGTGGTCCTTATTATAGGCTATTTGTTTTGCTCTGCGGCGTTCTGTTTCTTCTATCGCTCTTTGCATGGAGCCAGTTATTTGATCTGCATAAAATATTACATGCCCATCGATATTTCTGGCAGCACGTCCTATTGTTTGAATTAGCGAGGTTTCAGATCGTAAAAACCCTTCTTTATCAGCGTCTAGCACCGCTACTAACCCGCATTCGGGTATATCTAACCCTTCTCTTAAAAGGTTTATACCGATTAACACATCAAAAACCCCGCGGCGTAAATCTCTGATTATTTCGATCCGCTCTAGTGTATCTATGTCTGAATGCAAATACCTTACCTTAATAGATTTCTCGTAAAGATATTCTGTTAAATCTTCGGCCATTCTTTTTGTAAGTACAGTTATTAGGCTACGGTAATTTTTCTTATTGGTTTGCAGGATCTCGTCTATTACGTCGTCCACTTGTGTTTTCGCTGGCCGTATTTCTATAATAGGATCTACTAAACCTGTGGGACGTATAACTTGTTCTGCTATTATACCCTCTGCTTGGTTTAGCTCCCATTCTTTCGGTGTAGCTGAGACAGCAATTGTCTGTGGACGCATCGCATTCCATTCTTCAAACCGCAAAGGTCTATTATCTATGCAAGAAGGCAGACGAAAACCGAATTCGGCCAATGTAGTTTTGCGGCGAAAATCTCCCTTATACATAGCACCAATTTGCGGTATGCTAACGTGGCTTTCATCTATAAATAAAATAGCAGTTTCAGGGACATATTCGAATAGCGTTGGCGGCGGTTCTCCAGGTGCGCGTCCTGTTAGATATCTTGAATAATTTTCGATACCAGGGCAAGAACCTGTTGCTACCAGCATTTCCAGATCAAAATTTGTGCGTTGCTGCAGCCTTTGCGCCTCTACCAGTCTATTCGCAGCAGTTAATTCTGTTAATCTAAGCTGTAATTCTTGCTTTATGCCTTTTATCGCTTGCGTAAGCGTTGGGCGTGGCGTAACATAATGAGAATTTGCATATATTTTAACGCTTCTTAATGTTTGCGTATTTTTACCTGTTAGTGGGTCAAACTCATTGATGCTTTCTATTTCGTCGCCAAACATAGAAAATCGCCAAGCTCTGTCTTCTAGATGTGCTGGGAATAGCTCTATACTATCGCCCCTTACTCTAAAGCTTCCGCGTATAAAATTTAAATCTTGTCTTTTATATTGTTGTGCTACCAGATTTTTTATAAAATCAGCTTGATCTAAGATATCGCCTACTTCTACGCTAAAGCTCATAGAGCTATAGGTTTCAACAGATCCAATGCCGTATATACAAGAGACAGAGGAAACTATTATTACATCATCACGCTCTAGAATCGCTCGCGTGGCTGAGTGGCGCATGCGGTCTATTTCTTCATTAACCGAAGATTCTTTTTCAATATAGGTATCTGATCGTGGTACATAAGCTTCGGGTTGGTAATAATCATAATAGGATACAAAATACTCTACAGCGTTATTAGGAAAAAAGCTTTTGAATTCGGCATAGAGCTGGGCGGCCAAAATTTTGTTTGGCGCTAAAATTAGAGCTGGGCGTTGAGTTTGGCTAATTATATTCGCCATAGTAAATGTTTTGCCAGAGCCAGTAACTCCTAGCAGAACTTGCGTCGCTTCTCCGTCTTGCAAGCCAGTTACTAATTGTTTTATTGCCGTAGGTTGATCGCCCGCCGGTTTATAATTGCTTATTAATTCTAACTTAATACCACTTTGGGATTTTTCAGGCCGGACTGGCCTATGCGGTATCCATATTTTACCATTTTTATATAATGGGCTATCCTCAACTATTAGTTGTTCTAACGCCGCTACCGAAGGGGTAAGCGGCGTTTTATCTGCAGCCTTTTTGCGAGTTTGTGAGGCTATCGGTTGCATATATTACTCAAGCTGCTATTTATTTTGTTCTTCAAAATGTGGTCCTTCAGGGCCGCTTGGTTCTGGCGGGCCGTTAGAGTCCGACGGATCTGGGTTAGGTGCAGGTGGCGGGGCTGGGGGTAAGGCTCTAATTCCGCCTTCCCAAAAATGGTCTCGCTGATAATGGTGATGGTGCCTATAATGTGGCCACACTGGTATGTCGTCATCTATATCGGGGTCGCCAAACTCAAAATAAATATGTGTGTTTGAAGGTTCTGCTGTGTCTGGATATTCCAAATAATAAGCGCTCATCCAACCTTGCCAACGCCGGTATTCTACGTTGCACCAGCTATGGCGGCAATAATTTACCCATAATTTTGCGTCGTCTGGTATAACATCTATAACGCGATAATAGGCCCCTGGGCCTGCACGTAAATTGACATCTCGTGTGGCGTATGCTACATGGCCTGCAGCGAAGGCCGGTGCGGTTAGCAAGGGCAAAGCTAATCCGCTTAGGCCCAAAACAATTCCTTTGATTTTTTTCATCTTAAATCCTCGTCTTTTTCTAGCTTGGCGCTAGTAAAGATTCATTATTTACTAACATAACTTAAATCTCTAGGTCTGCCAAGCGGGTTTGTTGATGCTAGAGGAATCAATGATAGTTAGCCGCTTTAGGTTCCAACGTTTAGCTTAGCGCAAAAAAAAACCGCACTAAATAAATTAAGTGCGGTAAAAAAGGAGATATACCTTAAGAGGGGAACACTCAAGAACATGTAAGAAAAACATAATCACTTAAGTAACTGTTATAATACACTAATATTTAATTTTTACCACTTCTTATTTGTTAAAGCAGCTATGCAAAAATGCATAGACTATTAGGGCCAATTTTTGGTGTTAGCAAATAGAAATTCGCTAAAAGCATGCAATCTTGCGGAGTTTTTTAAAGCTTTATGATAACAAAAATAGGTGGGCAAAGGAGGTATATTAGAGGTATCAGGAAAAATCATGATAAGTTCATCATTATCATTTATCATATAATCTGGTAAAACGGCCAATCCTAGGTCATTTTTTACGGCCGTTTTGATAGCTAAAAGATTGTTGACTTGTAATCTTGGTTTTTGCGTCGCGGTAACCCGCTCAAGCCAATTTAGTCCTTGTAAATAGGGGGGGGCGCCTTCACCATAAGTAACTATCTGATGCTTTCCGATATCGCTTAGATTTTGTGGTATGCCGTTTTGTTTTATATAACCAACGGAGGCATAGACATGTAAGCGGACGGTAAAAAGGTGGCGTTGTATCAAATCGGCTTGTAAGGGTTGATATAGGCGTATGGCACAATCGGCTTGGCGTCGAGTTAGGTCCAATTCCGCATCATCTAATTTTATTTCAACCTGTATGTCTTGATACAATTTTTGAAATTCTGGTATTTTATTTATTAGCCAGTTTGCGCCTAGACCAAAAGGGGTAGTAACGCGCAAAAGCCCTTTTGGTTTACCTTTTATGTCTAATAATATACTTTGTACATCTTCTAGTTGATTGATTACATTTTTAGTCATTTTATACAGCACTTCGCCTTGCTCTGTTAGAATCAGGCCACGTGCGTGGCGAGCGAAGAGTTGGATATTGATGTCTTGTTCTAATGTGCTAATTTGTCTGGAGATTGCAGATTGTGTTATATTTAAAATTTTAGCGGCATTAGTAAATGAGCCAGCAGCGGCACAAGCATGAAAGACTCTTAATTTGTCCCAGTCTAATGGATAAGCCATGGCGGTTCCTGTATTATTTAACCGAAAGAAATTTGTCAGCCTCTATAGCAGCCATGCAACCGCTACCCGCAGCTGTAATAGCCTGACGAAATTTAACGTCAGCTACATCTCCTGCCGCAAATACGCCAGGAATGTTGGTTTGGGTAGAGCCAGGTTCTGTTTTTATATAGCTGTCTTCATATAAATTTAATTGGTTTTTGAATAAACTGCTTTGTGGCTCGTGACCTATAGCTATAAATACTGCGTCTGTAGAAATTATTTGTGTTTCTGCTAGCTTTATATTATATAAGCGAACGGCATTTACTAAGGAATTTTGGCCCAGGATTTCTTCTACTCGGTGTTGCCATAATATTGTTATATTTGATGTGGCAAACACGCGTTCTTGCAGTAAGCGCTCTGCAGTAAAATACTCTCTTCTATGTATTATAACAACCTTTGAGGCTATTTTTGCTAAATATAAGGCTTCTTCTAATGCGCTATTCCCCCCTCCTATCACAACTACTTGTTTGTTTTTGTAAAAAGAACCATCGCATATAGCGCAGCTAGATACTCCTCCAGCGCGATACTTTTCTTCACTCTCAAGGCCTAACCACTTTGCTTTGGAGCCTGTAGCTATTATTAAAGCATCGCAACTATATTGTTTTTGAGAATCGGATATTAATTTAAAAGGCCTGTGTAATAAATCTACTTCTATTATTTGGTCGTTAATAATTTGAGCTCCTGCTTTTATGGCTTGCTCAAGCATGACCTGTACTAAACTATAGCCATCCATAGGCGGTATAACCCCTGGATAATTTTCTATGTCTGATGTTAAGGTTAACTGTCCGCCTGGCTGTGGACCAGAAAATAATAACGTTTTATGCATTGCACGCCCGCAATATATAGCTGCGCTAGTTCCAGCAGGGCCAGAGCCTAAAATAATAATGTTCGTATGGGTTATCATATGTTAGTTCTTTTGTTATTTTTTTATATTCAACTATATTAATATATAGTATATTAAATCGCTAAATAATATAGGTAAGGAGAGCGCAAATTTCTCGTTTGGTTGTAAATATATGCGCAAAATATGCGGCTGTTATGGGGTTGGCTATGCTTTTGCCAGCTTTATGTGATTTATATGTAGGGAATAGTGACTGGATAATTTTTTCGCGCTCTTGTGCTATTACCCTTATGGTGTCTACCTTAGCCTTATTTGCTAGCCGCGGCGTTAAGTGGAACTTTTCAACGCAATTTGGTTTTTCCTTAGTTATTTATTTATGGTTTTTGGCAGTTTTTTTAGGCGCCTTACCTTTATATTTTTCGCATTTAAAAATAACATTTGCCGCAGCTATATTTGAGTCTGCTTCAGCTATTACTACAACAGGTGGTACCGTTTTACAGGGCTTAGATCATATGCCGCCTGGGGTTTTGTTATGGCGCTCTTTGCTTTGTTGGGTTGGGGGGCTGGGCTGTATCGCCCTTGCTCTTTTGCTCTTGCCTAATTTGCGCGTAGATGGCGTTAAGTTTTTTAATATGGAAGCTGCTTACAAGGCAGAAAAAGTATTGCCTCGGGTTAGGCAAATTATACAAGCCATAGTATTCGTTTATTTGGGGCTAACCATGTTATGTATAATTTCATATTATATGGCGGGTATGAGTTTGTTTGATGCTATCAATAATTCTATGACCACTATAGCTACAGCTGGCCTTTCAACTCATGATGCTTCCTTCGGTTATTATCAAAAAAAGAGTATTTTGATAGTTTCTTGTGTGTTCATGTTACTCTCTGCCATGCCGTTTTTGCTGTATGTAAAAATATTAATGCTGGGCTTTAGAAAAAACATAAGAGATTTGCAGGCTATACTTTTTTTAATCATAATAGCCATTGCTAGTTTAGTGCTGGCCTATTATTTATCGCATAAATTTCATATGTCTGCTGGCGATGCTTTATTAAACTCTGCTTTCCATGTGATTTCAACCATAAGTTCTACTGGTTATGCCAGCCAAAATTATGGAAATTGGGGCAATTTTGCTTTGGCTATTTCTTGTTTTCTTAGCTTATTAGGTGGTTGCTCTGGTTCTACAGCTGGCGGGATAAAGATAAATCGGTTAATAGTTTTTTGGCGCATTACCCGGTTACATATTTTGCGTTTGGTATCGCCTCATATAGTACGAAAAGAGCGCTATAATGGCTCGATAATTTCTGAAGAGATGTCAGAGTCAGTGCTTTTATTTTTGTGTTTGTATATGTTTTCTTTGTTTTTTGGTAGCGTTGCATTAATGCTGGATGGTCTAGATTTATTAAGTTCGTTTACTGGTGCCCTCAGCTCGTTGTCTAATATAGGCCTAGCCTGGGGGGATAAAATAGGACCTTTGGGTACTTATTCTCAATTGAGCGATACGGCGCTTTGGATATTAAGCTTTTTGATGCTGGCTGGCCGTGTTGAGATTATAGCGTTATTTATATTATTTTCGCCAGATTTTTGGCGCAGATGAAAATAACTCTTCATAAAGTTGATTAATGGCGGTGGCTTCGTTTTTTAAAGCAAAATTTTCTCTGACAAAAGCTGCCGCTCTTTTTCCCATTTTTATTGTTAGGTCTGGCTCTTCAAAAAATATTCTTAATGCCTTACTCATTGATGTGGCATTTATATCGCTGATTACTATGCCGCAGTCCGGTGGTATAATTTCTGGATAGGCTCCAGCGTCGCTAGCTATTGTTGCAACCCCAGAAGACATAGCCTCTAGAGCTGTTAGGCCAAAACCTTCATCGCGTGAAGGAGTAGCGTATAGGTCTAGTTCGTTATATAAGAGGCTAATATCATGTTGGCCCCCGCCGTTATTCGGTACTTCGCCTAGGAAAATTATACGATTTTCTAGATTCGCTGCCTTGATTTTTTGTTTAAGCTTACTAGCAAAATTTATATGCTCTACTTTAATACGCCCGGCTATAATAGCTGTCCAGTCTGGATAATTTGGTAGTAACTCTATAAGACTATCGACAAGTATGTCGGTACCTTTTGAAAAGCGTATGCGACCAAAACAGCCTAGCTTATATTTTGTCATATTTTGCAGTATTTTTTGAGAGGTAGAAAGATTTCGAGGCAGAAATCTTTCTGTATCTATACCATGATATATAATACGACTTTCCCTGTTTAATTTACTAGCAACTTTTTCGTTAACGGCTATAACTCGATCCATTTTATGTATTAGCCAATGGGTAAAGGCTTTTCGGTCTCGTTGCGTGGCAGACGTAAAGATTAATTTTATAGGAGCTCTTAATATATCTCGTAGAATTATACCTATTATCATTTCTATGTGCCGCCGGGCATGCCAAATATAAAAAGGACGGTTTTCTGGCTTATGCCATAAGCCTATTAATTGGATAATTGACACATGGGGTAAATTTTTTGGCAGGCCAAAGCCAATTGCTGCTATTTTAGCTCCTAAGCTTTTTTGCAAGGGGACTAGTTGAATTATTGTAGAGCTGACCCCAGATAATCTTTGCTTAAAATTAGTCGCAAAAATTTCTGTCTTGCGCAAAGGCGATTTAGGCATATTTTATTTTGACTATTTCGTAAAATTTAGCTCCAGAAGGCGCTTTTACTTCGATAGAATCACCAACTTGTTTGCCTATCATAGCCCTAGCGATAGGAGAAGAGATAGAAATTTTTCCAGATTTTACATCTGCCTCATGTGCGCCAACAATTTGATATATTTTAACTTCTTCTGTCTCTTCATCTACTAGATCGATAGTTGCTCCAAATTTTATTTGATTGCCAGATAATTTGCTTATGTCAATAACTTCTGCTCGTACTATGTAATCCTCTAGTTCATTTATGCGTCCTTCATTTAGGCTTTGTGCTTCTTTTGCAGCGTGATACTCAGCATTTTCAGAAAGATCGCCGTGCGCCCTAGCTTCAGCTATAGCTTCGATAATACGCGGTCGCTCAGTTTGTTGGCGCCAAGCTAGCTCCTCTCTTAATGTGTCAAATCCGTTTTTGGTCATAGGTACCGTTTCCATAAAAAATCCTTTCTAACTTGTGCCGTTAATTATGTTAAGCTAGCACAAAATGTTTGTATACGCGCGCAGGCTTTTTCTAGGGTCTCTGTGGATGCAGCATATGACACTCTGAAAGCCGGGCCAAGGCCAAAGGCTGTTCCGGGCACTACCGCCACAGCTTGATCGTTCAGCAATTGCTCTGCGAAATCTTGGTCGTTATTTATTACAGCTCCACTAGGGGTTTTTTTGCCTATTAGGCCTTTACAATGTGGATAGACATAAAAAGCTCCTTGGGGGGTGGGGCAATTAAGTCCTTTGATTTGCGTTAGCATAGAAACTACCAAATCGCGGCGTTTTTTAAAAATACCGCGACTTTTTTCTATAAAGGATTGGTCGCCATTCAAAGCTTCAATAGCAGCATATTGTGAAATCGAACAGGTGCCCGAG encodes the following:
- a CDS encoding response regulator transcription factor yields the protein MNMYSVPVHNLSHILVIDDDTRIRQLLGQYLRQNNFLVSEACDAVEATHKLKRIIFDLLIVDIMMPGQTGIEFTQTLREQYDMPVLMLTALSTTKERILGLQAGADDYLAKPFEPQELVLRIQAILKRSKQLINTQQEVIEQIVFGPFTFFLNKKQLYKNGQLVRLTLTEQHILYSLAKNHSHIVSRQQLIEQNSSINERTIDVQVTRLRKKIELDHKNPIWIQTIRGLGYKLLLDVYAN
- a CDS encoding MBL fold metallo-hydrolase: MSHYVIELSPGLICETIIITPFEQNCRILWDKVTRKAVLIDPGAELDRIFSIIDLRRIEVEQIWITHGHIDHAGQATEAAERLDVKIIGPHIADKALLSGLAEYAKKYAFFVDVRDCFPDVWLKAGDEVSVGKVAFTVMHLPGHSPGHVAFYSAEHNLLISGDVLFQNSVGRTDLPFSNQTELKHSIQTQILPLHDDVLVLSGHGPDFSLAEVRHSNPFLLRWAK
- the uvrB gene encoding excinuclease ABC subunit UvrB, whose translation is MQPIASQTRKKAADKTPLTPSVAALEQLIVEDSPLYKNGKIWIPHRPVRPEKSQSGIKLELISNYKPAGDQPTAIKQLVTGLQDGEATQVLLGVTGSGKTFTMANIISQTQRPALILAPNKILAAQLYAEFKSFFPNNAVEYFVSYYDYYQPEAYVPRSDTYIEKESSVNEEIDRMRHSATRAILERDDVIIVSSVSCIYGIGSVETYSSMSFSVEVGDILDQADFIKNLVAQQYKRQDLNFIRGSFRVRGDSIELFPAHLEDRAWRFSMFGDEIESINEFDPLTGKNTQTLRSVKIYANSHYVTPRPTLTQAIKGIKQELQLRLTELTAANRLVEAQRLQQRTNFDLEMLVATGSCPGIENYSRYLTGRAPGEPPPTLFEYVPETAILFIDESHVSIPQIGAMYKGDFRRKTTLAEFGFRLPSCIDNRPLRFEEWNAMRPQTIAVSATPKEWELNQAEGIIAEQVIRPTGLVDPIIEIRPAKTQVDDVIDEILQTNKKNYRSLITVLTKRMAEDLTEYLYEKSIKVRYLHSDIDTLERIEIIRDLRRGVFDVLIGINLLREGLDIPECGLVAVLDADKEGFLRSETSLIQTIGRAARNIDGHVIFYADQITGSMQRAIEETERRRAKQIAYNKDHNIIPQTVQNNLTENFGVDSTQTTNDKIASTNILQGPALAKHLNNLQKAMDQAAASLNFEEAAKIRDEIKNLKEAELGIFTETTNKIINNSPTSTIRLRKNKKTGRPKA
- a CDS encoding LysR family transcriptional regulator — encoded protein: MAYPLDWDKLRVFHACAAAGSFTNAAKILNITQSAISRQISTLEQDINIQLFARHARGLILTEQGEVLYKMTKNVINQLEDVQSILLDIKGKPKGLLRVTTPFGLGANWLINKIPEFQKLYQDIQVEIKLDDAELDLTRRQADCAIRLYQPLQADLIQRHLFTVRLHVYASVGYIKQNGIPQNLSDIGKHQIVTYGEGAPPYLQGLNWLERVTATQKPRLQVNNLLAIKTAVKNDLGLAVLPDYMINDNDELIMIFPDTSNIPPLPTYFCYHKALKNSARLHAFSEFLFANTKNWP
- the trxB gene encoding thioredoxin-disulfide reductase, producing MITHTNIIILGSGPAGTSAAIYCGRAMHKTLLFSGPQPGGQLTLTSDIENYPGVIPPMDGYSLVQVMLEQAIKAGAQIINDQIIEVDLLHRPFKLISDSQKQYSCDALIIATGSKAKWLGLESEEKYRAGGVSSCAICDGSFYKNKQVVVIGGGNSALEEALYLAKIASKVVIIHRREYFTAERLLQERVFATSNITILWQHRVEEILGQNSLVNAVRLYNIKLAETQIISTDAVFIAIGHEPQSSLFKNQLNLYEDSYIKTEPGSTQTNIPGVFAAGDVADVKFRQAITAAGSGCMAAIEADKFLSVK
- a CDS encoding TrkH family potassium uptake protein is translated as MLLPALCDLYVGNSDWIIFSRSCAITLMVSTLALFASRGVKWNFSTQFGFSLVIYLWFLAVFLGALPLYFSHLKITFAAAIFESASAITTTGGTVLQGLDHMPPGVLLWRSLLCWVGGLGCIALALLLLPNLRVDGVKFFNMEAAYKAEKVLPRVRQIIQAIVFVYLGLTMLCIISYYMAGMSLFDAINNSMTTIATAGLSTHDASFGYYQKKSILIVSCVFMLLSAMPFLLYVKILMLGFRKNIRDLQAILFLIIIAIASLVLAYYLSHKFHMSAGDALLNSAFHVISTISSTGYASQNYGNWGNFALAISCFLSLLGGCSGSTAGGIKINRLIVFWRITRLHILRLVSPHIVRKERYNGSIISEEMSESVLLFLCLYMFSLFFGSVALMLDGLDLLSSFTGALSSLSNIGLAWGDKIGPLGTYSQLSDTALWILSFLMLAGRVEIIALFILFSPDFWRR
- a CDS encoding glycosyltransferase family 4 protein — translated: MPKSPLRKTEIFATNFKQRLSGVSSTIIQLVPLQKSLGAKIAAIGFGLPKNLPHVSIIQLIGLWHKPENRPFYIWHARRHIEMIIGIILRDILRAPIKLIFTSATQRDRKAFTHWLIHKMDRVIAVNEKVASKLNRESRIIYHGIDTERFLPRNLSTSQKILQNMTKYKLGCFGRIRFSKGTDILVDSLIELLPNYPDWTAIIAGRIKVEHINFASKLKQKIKAANLENRIIFLGEVPNNGGGQHDISLLYNELDLYATPSRDEGFGLTALEAMSSGVATIASDAGAYPEIIPPDCGIVISDINATSMSKALRIFFEEPDLTIKMGKRAAAFVRENFALKNEATAINQLYEELFSSAPKIWRK
- the greA gene encoding transcription elongation factor GreA is translated as METVPMTKNGFDTLREELAWRQQTERPRIIEAIAEARAHGDLSENAEYHAAKEAQSLNEGRINELEDYIVRAEVIDISKLSGNQIKFGATIDLVDEETEEVKIYQIVGAHEADVKSGKISISSPIARAMIGKQVGDSIEVKAPSGAKFYEIVKIKYA